One genomic window of Leishmania major strain Friedlin complete genome, chromosome 15 includes the following:
- a CDS encoding putative protein kinase, with protein MDPAGRRLSGAQQQQQQPADRAKADADRDTVDMLPPLRTEASPFEQASASTNKSSAASAPLSVVMKVIPTLAATTSSLHAGDDTGGGGENEGEEEPFLTNGSIALAEFTSLLKPPENNNILKEHIIHLLRDVDAEETLMRIARALETQGTSETPVNVSATTFTGSSRDVASYTNASQSTVASMSMMQRRRSSAMSRRDITSLEALAGLSFLHSRRGATSPSAQESPSSAQPSEDVAPHNRSTRGLGGPMDISFNSRSSLGTREEEQRQSKQQDDPLSAFMAASASQLSDATPMLCESPALPTGGQCQGRRLAVSAAPCMPPPEIIGEDSPATALPPLRVVPKSPAEEQQLRRLLRRCHSFSSLEADTLESVLKAMDKEVHAAGAAILEQGQATTEKLYLVGEGTCEAIKNGKSLGPLQPGGTFGELELMYKQAMCAATVRCVTRCVLYTLDEASYHRAVMTSALQKRRKFEKLTTNVPFLRCLPDFERMKIAEALETRVYQRGKTIIRFGSPGNYMHFIIEGEVKVVGRNSGRRVEVVRLRDGDVVGELEFLFNHLTVADVVATSREVRTACISREHFELIVGPIQDRLKEFVATSSTYEKYYVAEVADESVRTELNRIESSRKHRRVASRDQRTAIGDIDPHGEVLLSAPLPLLHGKGDTAGKAGGVSGGGAAKSDSAAGDGADTQGQRRTAARDSAALPKALLRFPFAPITGKEVAVLALREDGLIMYWNSVLERLTSYSAGEAVGQNIYSFLLSEREQQCMYKAINAARNYAGEVEAFLKRPNTKSIQFTLARSDGLTKTTVRLTIAPPVVSAGCNAAEVVLGFGEEVREGPQKMLEQPQWLSGQIRAILADGTQTFEERLECIAETLNNVESTYRAMTVSTERLRVVNIRQMMGHIIMDFGGECVSRGISVRQRFEGLPSERAYLDANLLPECLRYAMKLCLRYSDPGGSIITIMITVTEKNGLEFLVVNFNLTGDGMPKAIAQFFDSSLKRHDDSVTTMSVDDDSGDDSDNDAETSMALRSTLQPRLRRKLRRVQRAVEDQGGTLRMLRNPQDSNIAFLIPFMPASEQDAENASIEASLSTLADSTGAGQLASLAGMSSGVGPPTSAAAAAAAASVSLANSPACESSGLSNMSAAGTVATVSGQPNFSYTTCLTEDTPAHRIMLSSFLWERHHAVLTAFTFEDIMGLVGVADILIIDLQQSAITFLHERDPITRLREMLRHMAVIITSTNFDLVSRDTYAASGFITLKKPCTPVQAMKAIRRAEEKSAVVKLERLRIEQTRETLARNSRGAWRHGALLGKGSSGEVYEAYDVLTGGKMAVKEMRVGNNDAKIEQFVQEVSTMCNLQHPNIIHYFYCEESKEQKVIRVFMEFAGGGTLQSLLKTKGRLEYAELRALLRDVVEGLAYIHSQHYVHGDIKTANVLLSNDGKCKIGDFGTARTVNEGELLYVMQGSPLYMSPECMSAGEEDEDGNRIGYSFPSDIWSLGCVAMEMATNKPPFAHIKTIKGPAGLTNFITSLTDVPDLSPLFKCHPSIVEFVSACLNPDPSQRATAQELLQMCLFSESTHSDRNSAVMALKRAQLLHVLNKFVAFQEPEEAEKLEKWRNRLKVSRLASDFFSSGSSSSASASEPMSTVFSNAAPAAEVEEATHEKRRRGIAATTTAAATAAAAAGDDDESDKDVTRRSDTVALTTGGASESPDGARPAGASAGASLVNIVTSADGSLNQATSTFTRYLRRWDFSTSSSSSSSELNANSKAMTPAGGEGAHRDPVIGVAGENNEAEPDARNPQTEDAYDLSPTPKKRSKTRSRPQATLTPPMLKPSHPRHGPDSTTTTTNSAEKDFFATSSDSNSSSSSSSSGRALNTADARSEAPAHQGGTVRRRGTATTARTEPRPTGSEAVGYTPSFPGRRRNVRLDEAGNIVPFGRLSSMMSVAVPRNRKGEQHGDDASAEGSPGVAAAAATEATAASRAPFSTLGDASDHVLSPSSAAGLANASFTQPPGNYSFFSFNRSISFMGTNMDKVLNSAANDFLSNLAANWHTSNAVCVETASSAGSMVRLPSRTFLRAERSGSVQSHATLSSNREGECRTDCMVGVASPLTVAGQSEERGDVPETPSRRRGGAMSRSPSARSPLEAHGSGEPASTEGGDSGVQHAGTTLLPLQSPPPKPLSTGAAPTAASRSTHPVLSQLGSVSYTSDDGTTSMTPRGDSVPLVGVAASSHRQRRARPPITNQSFFVVEDRSSAPLLSPHTSVTKLTGSMAGGPVSASLVSLATWSSVASADGSATGGMAGETSNSTLLQQSYANVAVVAPAPVFPTFSTSNVRAVWQQRRRHVAGGGRGGVGGGNASNIHLTAPPSNEGSVYLMMADEHQGDGQRRRAADAAVRREDDDDDDDLTSAAFGSMRSGFSRCSSAQSLSYPTAETLSAAHERVSQQRLARSADAAAGASEDRHGAEVGDALPFSNLASKADSTVFTYLQRIEASLQDVLSQLQVRRRQQQQHQCRRKSGDSITGVQDGFDHAPSSAPITTVQAAPLQSATQLTTLHSSLSSPLPSPASVSSTRVDTSPAKLPRPLSSCTTPATVSQSRQGKANPLSMRASPPLSKQRSNPRWPTEDDAEAEGGPVYQDATMWFDTPLSPNSSGHRASSGCDDVNVEVLLRKMLWRVSLLLDEVSSFSLRGPATANVAQPS; from the coding sequence ATGGACCCTGCAGGACGCCGCCTCAgtggagcgcagcagcagcagcagcagccggcggaCAGGGCGAAGGCCGACGCGGACCGTGACACGGTTGATatgttgccgccgctgcgcaccgaGGCGTCGCCGTTCGAGCAGGCAAGTGCGAGCACGAACAagagcagcgcagcctcTGCGCCACTTTCCGTAGTAATGAAGGTCATCCCCACACTCGCGGCGACTACGTCAAGCTTGCACGCTGGCGATGacaccggtggcggcggtgagaatgagggagaggaggagccaTTCCTCACCAACGGCTCCATCGCGCTGGCCGAGTTCACAAGCCTGCTGAAACCACCAGAGAACAACAACATCCTCAAGGAGCACATCATCCACCTGCTTCGCGACGTGGACGCCGAGGAAACGCTGATGCGTATCGCCCGAGCGTTGGAGACGCAAGGGACGAGCGAGACGCCGGTGAATGTCAGTGCCACGACGTTTACGGGGTCGTCGCGCGACGTAGCATCGTACACAAACGCATCGCAGAGCACGGTGGCCTCGATGAGCATGATGCAGCGTCGGCGTTCGAGCGCCATGTCGCGCCGAGATATCACCAGCCTCGAGGCACTCGCCGGTCTCTCCTTCCTGCACTCGCGGCGAGGCGCGACGTCGCCCAGTGCGCAAGAGTCCCCATCGTCAGCGCAGCCGTCGGAGGACGTGGCCCCGCACAACAGATCCACGCGCGGCCTCGGTGGGCCAATGGACATCTCCTTCAACTCCCGCTCGTCTCTCGGCACGCGtgaggaagagcagcggcaatCAAAGCAGCAGGACGACCCCCTATCGGCCTTCATGGCGGCCAGCGCCTCCCAGCTCAGCGACGCGACCCCCATGCTGTGCGAATCGCCGGCACTTCCAACTGGCGGCCAATGCCAAGGTCGGCGTCTCGCGGTATCGGCGGCGCCATGCATGCCGCCACCGGAGATAATCGGCGAAGATTCGCcggccacggcgctgcccccgctgcgcgtTGTGCCCAAGTCCCCGgcggaagagcagcagctacGGCGACTACtacgccgctgccacagctTCTCCTCTCTGGAGGCAGACACCCTGGAGAGCGTCCTAAAGGCGATGGACAAGGAGGTGCACGCGGCCGGCGCGGCCATCTTGGAGCAGGGCCAAGCGACGACGGAGAAGCTCTACCTCGTCGGCGAGGGCACGTGCGAAGCCATCAAGAACGGCAAGTCGCTCGGCCCGCTGCAGCCGGGCGGGACCTTTGGCGAGCTGGAGCTCATGTACAAGCAGGCCATGTGCGCCGCGACTGTCCGGTGCGTGACGCGGTGCGTGCTCTACACGCTCGATGAGGCGAGCTACCACCGCGCTGTCATGACGAGCGCGTTGCAGAAGCGGCGCAAGTTTGAGAAGCTGACGACGAACGTGCCTTTTCTGCGGTGCCTGCCGGACTTTGAGCGCATGAAGATTGCCGAGGCGCTCGAGACGCGGGTGTACCAGCGCGGCAAGACGATCATCCGCTTCGGGTCGCCAGGGAACTACATGCACTTTATCATTGAAGGTGAAGTAAAGGTGGTTGGGCGGAACAGTGGCCGCCGAGTTGAGgtggtgcgcctgcgcgacggcgacgtcgtcggcgaGCTCGAGTTCCTCTTCAACCACCTCACCGTGGCGGATGTTGTAGCGACGTCGCGCGAGGTTCGGACGGCTTGCATCAGCCGCGAGCACTTCGAGCTCATTGTTGGGCCTATACAAGACCGCCTGAAGGAGTTtgtcgccacctcgtccaccTACGAAAAGTATTAcgtcgccgaggtggcggacgagagcgtgcgcaccgaGCTCAACCGCATCGAGTCGTCGCGCAAGCATCGCCGCGTTGCCTCGCGCGATCAGCGGACAGCGATCGGGGACATCGATCCGCATGGAGAGGTGCTGCTcagtgcgccgctgccgctactcCACGGCAAGGGTGATACTGCCGGCAAAGCTGGCGGCGTTAGTGGTGGAGGTGCCGCCAAGAGCGATTCGGCCGCCGGGGACGGTGCCGACACGCAGGGGCAACGCAGGACGGCAGCGCGGGACTCGGCCGCGCTGCCCAAGGCGCTACTGCGGTTTCCGTTTGCACCGATCACGGGGAAGGAGGTGGCTGTGCTGGCCCTCCGCGAGGATGGCCTCATCATGTACTGGAACTCCGTGCTGGAGAGGCTGACAAGCTACTCGgcgggggaggcggtggggcAGAATATTTActccttccttctctcggagcgggagcagcagtgcaTGTACAAAGCTATCAACGCTGCACGCAACTACGCCGGCGAGGTGGAGGCATTTTTGAAGCGACCCAACACCAAGTCGATCCAGTTCACCCTCGCCCGCAGCGACGGTCTCACGAAGACGACCGTCCGACTCACGATTGCTCCGCCTGTCGTGTCGGCCGGCTGCaacgcggcggaggtggtgttGGGCTTTGGCGAGGAGGTCAGAGAGGGGCCACAGAAGATGTtggagcagccgcagtggCTCTCTGGCCAAATTCGTGCCATTCTGGCGGATGGCACGCAGACTTTCGAGGAGCGGCTGGAGTGCATCGCGGAGACTCTCAACAACGTCGAGTCCACCTACCGTGCCATGACGGTATCAacggagcggctgcgtgtgGTCAACATCCGGCAAATGATGGGGCACATCATCATGGACTTTGGTGGCGAGTGCGTGAGCCGCGGCATTTccgtgcggcagcgcttTGAAGGGCTCCCGTCCGAGCGTGCCTACCTAGACGCCAACTTGTTGCCGGAGTGTCTGCGCTACGCCATGAAGTTGTGCCTTAGGTACAGCGACcccggcggcagcatcaTCACCATCATGATCACTGTCACAGAGAAAAACGGGCTCGAGTTTCTGGTGGTCAACTTCAACCTGACCGGCGACGGCATGCCGAAGGCGATCGCGCAGTTCTTCGACTCGTCACTGAAGAGGCACGACGACTCCGTCACCACGATgagcgtcgacgacgacagcggcgacgacagcgacaacGACGCGGAGACGTCCATGGCGCTGCGAAGCACCCTGCAGcctcggctgcggcgcaagctgcgccgcgtccaGCGCGCCGTCGAGGATCAGGGCGGCACGCTGCGCATGCTTCGCAACCCGCAAGACTCAAACATCGCCTTTCTCATCCCCTTTATGCCGGCGAGCGAGCAGGACGCCGAGAATGCCTCCATAGAAGCGTCGCTGAGCACCTTGGCCGACTCCACCGGCGCAGGTCagctggcgtcgctggcGGGGATGAGCAGCGGTGTCGGACCTCCCAcctctgcagccgcagcagctgctgccgcgagTGTGTCGCTCGCGAACAGCCCCGCTTGCGAGAGCAGCGGGCTGTCGAACATGTCGGCGGCCGGGACCGTCGCCACCGTGTCTGGGCAACCGAACTTCAGCTACACCACCTGCCTCACCGAGGACACGCCGGCTCACCGCATTATGCTGTCTTCATTCTTGTGGGAGCGCCACCACGCCGTGCTGACTGCCTTCACCTTCGAGGACATCATGGGCCTCGTCGGGGTTGCCGATATTCTCATCATTGACCTGCAGCAGTCCGCCATCACCTTCCTGCACGAGCGCGACCCCATcacgcggctgcgcgagatGCTGCGGCACATGGCCGTCATCATCACCTCCACGAACTTCGACCTCGTCAGCAGAGACACGTATGCGGCATCCGGCTTCATCACGCTAAAGAAGCCATGCACCCCTGTCCAGGCCATGAAGGCGATCCGTCGCGCAGAGGAGAAGTCGGCCGTCGTGAAGCTGGAACGACTGCGCATTGAGCAGACACGTGAGACGCTGGCGCGCAACAGCCGCGGTGCCTGGCGTCACGGCGCCCTCCTTGGGAAAGGGTCTTCTGGGGAGGTGTATGAGGCGTACGATGTGCTGACGGGCGGCAAGATGGCCGTGAAGGAGATGCGGGTGGGCAATAACGACGCCAAGATTGAGCAGTTTGTGCAGGAGGTCAGCACGATGTGCAACCTGCAGCACCCCAACATCATCCACTACTTCTACTGCGAGGAGAGCAAGGAGCAGAAGGTGATTCGGGTGTTTATGGAgttcgccggcggcggcacgctgcAGTCCCTCCTCAAAACAAAGGGCCGGCTTGAGTACGCGGAGCTGCGGGCGCTGCTACGGGATGTAGTGGAGGGGCTTGCGTACATACACTCGCAGCACTACGTCCACGGTGACATCAAGACAGCCAACGTGCTGCTGAGCAACGATGGCAAGTGCAAGATCGGCGACTTTGGCACGGCGCGGACGGTGAACGAGGGGGAGCTGCTGTACGTGATGCAAGGCAGTCCGCTCTACATGTCGCCTGAGTGCATGTCGGCTggggaagaggacgaggatgGCAACCGAATTGGCTACAGTTTTCCTTCCGACATCTGGTCCCTCGGCTGTGTCGCCATGGAGATGGCAACGAACAAGCCGCCGTTTGCGCACATCAAGACAATCAAGGGGCCGGCCGGCTTGACAAACTTTATCACGTCGCTGACGGACGTCCCCGACCTGTCGCCGCTCTTCAAGTGTCACCCCTCCATCGTGGAGTTCGTCTCCGCGTGCCTGAACCCCGACCCGAGCCAGCGTGCTACTGCGCAGGAACTGCTGCAGATGTGCCTGTTTAGTGAGTCGACGCATAGCGACCGCAACTCCGCCGTGATGGCGCTGAAGcgggcgcagctgctgcacgtgctgAACAAGTTTGTTGCCTTCCAGGAGCCTGAAGAGGCAGAAAAGCTTGAGAAGTGGCGTAACCGCCTCAAGGTGAGTCGACTCGCCTCCGACTTCTTCAGCTCCGGAagcagctccagcgccagcgcgagtGAACCGATGTCGACGGTCTTCTCGAACGCGGCGCCTGCCGCCGAGGTCGAGGAGGCAACTCACGAGAAGCGGCGCCGGGGTATAGCAGCCAcaacaacggcggcggcaaccgcagcggcagcggcgggagACGATGACGAGTCCGACAAGGACGTCACACGACGCAGCGACACGGTGGCGCTGACCACGGGCGGCGCCTCCGAGAGCCCCGATGGCGCGAGGCCTGCCGGGGCAAGTGCGGGGGCGTCACTGGTCAATATAGTCACCTCCGCGGACGGCAGCTTGAATCAAGCAACATCGACCTTCACGCGCTACCTGCGCAGGTGGGACTTCTCCACGagctcatcctcgtcgtcttcagAGTTGAATGCAAATTCGAAGGCGATGACGCCCGCGGGCGGCGAAGGTGCGCACCGCGACCCCGTCATAGGCGTCGCTGGCGAAAACAACGAGGCCGAGCCGGACGCGCGCAACCCACAAACAGAGGACGCGTATGACCTCTCCCCGACCCCGAAGAAGCGCTCCAAGACGCGGTCGCGTCCGCAAGCAACACTGACACCGCCAATGCTGAAGCCCTCGCATCCGCGACACGGCCCCgacagcaccaccaccaccacaaacAGTGCCGAGAAAGACTTCTTCGCAACGTCGTCggacagcaacagcagcagcagcagcagcagcagtggccgtGCGCTTAACACGGCCGATGCACGCAGCGAGGCGCCCGCGCATCAAGGCGGCACTGTACGGCGGAGAGGCACTGCCACGACAGCTCGCACGGAGCCACGGCCAACTGGCAGCGAGGCCGTTGGCTACACCCCCAGCTTTCCTGGTCGGCGCCGCAACGTGCGGCTGGATGAGGCCGGCAACATCGTGCCGTTTGGTCGGCTTTCGAGCATGATGAGTGTAGCAGTGCCGCGGAACAGAAAGGGCGAGCAGCACGGAGACGACGCCTCCGCTGAAGGCAGTCCTGGtgttgccgcagcggcggcgacggaagctaccgccgcctcgcgcgcgccgttCTCCACCCTTGGTGACGCGAGTGATCATGTGCTGAGCCCCAGCAGTGCCGCAGGCCTCGCCAACGCGTCCTTCACGCAGCCGCCGGGCAACTACTCTTTCTTCAGCTTCAACAGGAGCATCAGCTTTATGGGCACCAACATGGACAAGGTGCTGAACAGCGCGGCGAATGATTTCCTCAGCAACCTCGCCGCGAACTGGCACACGAGCAATGCGGTGTGCGTCGAGAcggccagcagcgctggcagcATGGTACGGCTGCCCTCCAGAACGTTTCTGCGTGCGGAGAGGTCGGGCAGTGTGCAAAGTCACGCGACGCTGAGCAGCAACAGAGAAGGGGAGTGTCGCACCGACTGCATGGTCGGCGTGGCGAGCCCACTGACGGTGGCAGGGCAAAGTGAAGAGCGCGGCGATGTACCGGAGAcgccatcgcggcggcggggcggggcaATGAGTCGCAGCCCCTCCGCGCGAAGTCCGCTGGAAGCGCATGGATCGGGCGAGCCGGCATCGACCGAAGGCGGCGACAGTGGGGTGCAGCACGCTGGGACTACATTGCTGCCACTGCAGTCACCACCGCCGAAGCCGCTGTCCACCGGAGCGGCACCCACGGCTGCCTCTCGCTCCACTCACCCTGTCTTGAGCCAGCTGGGTTCCGTCTCGTACACCTCGGACGACGGCACCACCAGCATGacgccgcgcggcgacagcgtACCGCTTGTGGGGGTTGCCGCGTCGTcgcaccgccagcgtcgcGCGCGGCCACCCATAACAAACCAGTCGTTTTTCGTGGTGGAGGATcggtcgtcggcgccgctcctctccccaCACACTAGCGTCACAAAATTGACCGGGTCGATGGCCGGCGGCCCTGTCTCAGCCTCTCTAGTCAGTCTCGCCACGTGGTCAAGCGTCGCCTCCgcagacggcagcgccacagGCGGCATGGCTGGTGAGACGAGTAACAGCactctgctgcagcagagctACGCAAACGTGGCGGTGGTAGCGCCGGCGCCAGTCTTCCCCACCTTCTCGACGAGTAATGTGCGAGCcgtgtggcagcagcggcggcgccacgtTGCTGGAGGCGGTCGGGGCGGTGTGGGAGGTGGCAACGCAAGCAATATCCACCTCACAGCACCGCCGAGCAACGAGGGCAGCGTCTACCTGATGATGGCCGATGAGCACCAGGGAGATGgtcagcgacggcgagcggcagacgccgccgtgcgtcgcgaggacgatgacgacgacgacgacctgaccagcgccgccttcggCTCGATGCGCTCGGGGTTTTCGCGGTGCTCATCGGCGCAAAGTCTATCCTACCCCACAGCCGAGACCCTCTCCGCGGCTCACGAGCGGGTCTCACAGCAACGCCTCGCGAGAagtgccgacgctgccgcaggcgccAGCGAAGACCGTCACGGCGCCGAAGTAGGAGACGCGCTGCCCTTCAGCAACCTCGCCTCCAAAGCCGACTCGACGGTTTTCACCtacctgcagcgcatcgaagCATCGTTGCAGGATGTGCTGTCGCAGTTgcaggtgcggcggcgccagcaacagcagcaccagtgTCGGCGAAAGAGTGGTGACTCCATCACTGGGGTGCAGGACGGTTTCGATCACGCGCCGTCTTCCGCCCCCATCACGACCGTCCAAGCCGCACCACTGCAAAGCGCAACACAGCTCACAACCCTTCACAGCTCCCTCAGCTCTCCCCTGCCCTCGCCTGCGTCTGTGAGCAGCACTAGAGTCGACACCTCTCCTGCCAAGCTGCCACGTCCGCTGTCTTCCTGTACGACGCCCGCGACAGTTTCGCAATCGAGGCAGGGCAAGGCCAACCCGCTGTCGATGCgagcatcgccgccgctgtcgaagcagcgcagcaatCCTCGGTGGCCAACggaggacgacgccgaggcggaaGGGGGTCCGGTGTACCAAGATGCCACAATGTGGTTTGACACGCCACTCTCACCCAACTCGTCCGGGcaccgcgccagcagcggctgcgacgaTGTGAATGTagaggtgctgctgcgcaagatgCTGTGGCGGGTAAGtctgctgctggacgaggtGTCGTCCTTCTCACTGCGGgggccagcgacggcgaacGTAGCGCAGCCCTCCTAG
- a CDS encoding 60S acidic ribosomal protein P2: MSTKYLAAYALASLSKASPSQADVEAICKAVHIDVDQATLAFVMESVTGRDVATLIAEGAAKMSAMPAASSGAAAGVTASAAGDAAPAAAAAKKDEPEEEADDDMGFGLFD; encoded by the coding sequence ATGTCCACCAAGTACCTCGCCGCGTACGCTCTGGCCTCCCTGAGCAAGGCGTCCCCGTCTCAGGCGGACGTGGAGGCCATCTGCAAGGCCGTCCACATCGACGTCGACCAGGCCACCCTCGCCTTTGTGATGGAGAGCGTTACGGGACGCGACGTGGCCACCCTGATCGCGGAGGGCGCCGCGAAGATGAGCGCGATGCCGGCGGCCAGctctggtgccgctgctggcgtcaCTGCTTCCGCTGCGGGTGATGCGGccccggctgccgccgccgcgaagaAGGACGagcccgaggaggaggccgacgACGACATGGGCTTTGGTCTGTTCGACTAA
- a CDS encoding putative inositol/phosphatidylinositol phosphatase, with the protein MHPGLPRAFPDTEWQTVADIFRRRAPVSFLAPNSSASATADPAAAAEAWVQQEIGYYEANYTTVEDLNVCVTTFNVGCKKPVLPLTSLACLTSGGGGADGAPVRPTDLIVVGLQEVDMSATALFKQETEASAPWVAGLNAAIGASRCSSTAASSSSGAGASPYYAFPPKQLVGLLLCVFIRRPLLSAVSESSTATVATGALGSMGNKGAVGFHLVLHRTSICIITAHLAAGQSNVSKRNEDINTILKSMDFNAARRAEMQISASASMPMDESVFLELHPRDHDIIIVAGDLNYRLRLPYETAVHLANAGQFSELLQYDELATEMKSPHTPWLNFINFTPTHMPTYRFDIGTDAYDTSEKRRVPSYTDRICMWSRRKSMESRVRLDRLSALMEVRSSDHKPVQALARIPISVEVPAQKAQVISSLREKVAAVGLAQASSAKISLSTSKVNFQAQSFHHCGAQETVTVQNSGDCVAVVRVVRQREGDYSEGTWLRATPLELAILPGESQDVVIETAIDPRCMTWLAAWSPYQGRGRVSLTSVLLFCCRNGPVQAVECQCLLSPSVFGNGLDSIALLQDKPCVEAYAQKADFEEVVRQVRPHVPKELWYLAHVIAQHPREGGLFTRSTDKDVCCRIMELLDTKNAPLPAGTDVHCAAECLLAFLKNLLEPVVPYAQYTTALAAGRAKGKAPLQFLRQLPTMHANVWIYVMSLLNYLLRPVHSCDNELDANFLAHIFSAVLIVRPTNAQGAIPARLQQGGGVDQQVRQQLQQESDDALALVAYFLSTPPSMLAGVE; encoded by the coding sequence ATGCACCCCGGACTCCCGCGTGCGTTCCCGGACACGGAGTGGCAGACCGTGGCAGACATCTTCCGCCGGCGCGCGCCAGTAAGCTTTCTCGCGCCGAACTcgagcgcctccgccaccgccgatcctgccgcggccgcggaaGCGTGGGTGCAGCAGGAAATCGGCTACTACGAAGCGAACTACACAACAGTGGAAGACCTGAACGTGTGCGTGACCACCTTCAATGTTGGGTGCAAGaagccggtgctgccgctgaccAGCCTCGCCTGCCtcaccagcggcggtggcggcgcagacggcgcaCCAGTGCGTCCGACGGACTTGATCGTGGTCGGCTTGCAGGAGGTGGACATGAGTGCGACGGCGCTCTTCAAGCAGGAGACGGAGGCTTCCGCGCCATGGGTGGCGGGGCTGAACGCGGCTATCGGTGCCAGtaggtgcagcagcaccgcggcatCCTCATCTagtggcgcaggcgcctcTCCTTACTATGCGTTTCCACCAAAGCAGCTTGTCGGCCTGCTTCTCTGCGTATTCATCCgtcggccgctgctgtctgCCGTGTCGGAATCCAGCACAGCGACGGTGGCCACCGGTGCGCTGGGCTCTATGGGCAACAAAGGTGCCGTGGGCTTTCATCTtgtgctgcaccgcacgTCCATCTGCATCATTACAGCCCACTTAGCAGCTGGGCAGTCCAACGTGAGCAAGCGCAACGAGGACATCAACACCATCCTCAAGAGCATGGACTTCAACGCTGCCCGTCGCGCCGAGATGCAGATCAGCGCAAGCGCAAGCATGCCAATGGATGAGTCCGTCTTTCTCGAGCTCCACCCTCGCGACCACGACATCATTATCGTCGCCGGAGACCTGAACTACCGCCTCCGACTCCCGTACGAGACCGCCGTGCATCTCGCGAACGCGGGGCAGTTCAGCGAACTGCTGCAGTACGATGAGCTGGCAACCGAGATGAAGAGCCCGCACACGCCGTGGCTGAACTTTATCAACTTCACACCAACGCACATGCCCACCTACCGCTTCGACATTGGCACCGACGCCTACGATACCAGCGAGAAGCGCCGAGTTCCCAGCTACACGGACCGCATATGTATGTGGTCGCGTCGCAAGTCGATGGAGTCCCGCGTTCGACTGGAccgcctctccgccctcatggaggtgcgcagcagcgaccacAAGCCGGTACAGGCGCTCGCGCGGATCCCGATTAGCGTGGAGGTGCCGGCGCAGAAGGCGCAGGTGATATCGTCGCTGCGGGAAAaggtcgccgccgtcggcttGGCGCAGGCGTCGAGTGCGAAGATATCGCTCAGCACGTCGAAGGTGAACTTCCAGGCCCAAAGTTTCCACCACTGCGGGGCGCAGGAGACAGTCACGGTGCAGAACAGCGGCGACTGCGTCGCGGTCGTGCgggtggtgcggcagcgcgagggGGACTACTCGGAGGGAACCTGGCTGCGCGCCACCCCGCTTGAGCTTGCTATTCTTCCAGGCGAGTCACAGGATGTCGTTATCGAGACGGCCATCGACCCACGCTGCATGACGTGGCTGGCCGCCTGGAGTCCGTACCAGGGCCGCGGCCGTGTCAGCCTCACCTCTGTGCTgctcttctgctgccgcaACGGCCCAGTGCAGGCAGTGGAGTGCCAGTGTCTGTTGAGCCCGAGCGTCTTCGGCAACGGGTTGGACAGCATTGCCCTCCTGCAGGACAAGCCGTGCGTGGAGGCGTACGCACAGAAGGCCGACTTtgaggaggtggtgcgccaGGTGCGGCCACATGTGCCGAAGGAGCTGTGGTACCTCGCCCACGTCatcgcgcagcacccacGCGAGGGCGGACTCTTCACCCGCTCCACGGACAAGGATGTGTGCTGTCGCATCATGGAACTGCTAGACACGAAGAacgcgcctctgccagcgGGCACAGACGTGCATTGCGCTGCGGAGTGTCTTCTGGCTTTTCTCAAGAACCTGCTCGAGCCAGTGGTGCCCTATGCGCAGTACAccaccgccctcgccgcggGACGCGCCAAGGGCAAGGCCCCACTGCAGTTCCTGCGCCAGTTGCCGACGATGCACGCGAACGTGTGGATCTATGTCATGTCCTTGCTGAACTATCTCCTCAGGCCGGTGCACAGCTGCGACAACGAACTTGACGCGAACTTCTTGGCGCACATCTTCAGCGCCGTGCTGATTGTCCGTCCCACCAATGCGCAGGGGGCCATTCCGGCTCGGCTAcagcagggcggcggcgttgaccagcaggtgcggcagcaactGCAACAGGAGAGCGACGACGCCCTAGCACTCGTTGCGTACTTTCTCAGCACCCCACCAAGTATGTTGGCCGGAGTGGAATAG